A region from the Vanessa tameamea isolate UH-Manoa-2023 chromosome 3, ilVanTame1 primary haplotype, whole genome shotgun sequence genome encodes:
- the LOC113397228 gene encoding uncharacterized protein LOC113397228 translates to MWQLSTIVFIILNISQCFVMNSPKIYKIVGPEILLYGSKEAVTLDCQFHTNETTDLTIKWYFNDTSHLVYRWKPPNKPQAFGIFKKQFDLSHVASNNPSSQYRALHIKNPTPFMSGKYICAVTNRFSEDRMTHSMTIYETEKKSNLILDRLKNNTIVNIIYKIEGVYPYPKLELFAANRLLNSTSKITKMDDSLYKGVASALIKTNTLDTTVEIIGRMEIPEANYVHIQREIFYRDPNPYKQNFEIHNGMNNFTIF, encoded by the exons gCTTTGTGATGAATTcgccaaaaatatataaaattgtaggaCCTGAAATATTACTATACGGCAGCAAAGAAGCTGTTACCCTCGACTGTCAATTTCATACTAACGAAACAACTGATCTAACTATAAAGTGGTATTTTAATGACACGTCCCACCTCGTGTACCGATGGAAACCGCCTAATAAACCACAAGCTTTTGGGATATTTAAGAAACAG TTTGACCTCTCACACGTAGCGTCGAATAATCCGTCCTCCCAATATCGAGCTCTACACATCAAAAATCCGACTCCATTTATGTCTGGAAAATACATCTGCGCTGTGACCAACCGCTTTTCTGAAGATAGGATGACACACTCTATGACCATATATG aaactgaaaaaaaatccaatttaatACTTGATCGtcttaaaaacaatacaatagtcaacataatatacaaaatagaaGGAGTGTACCCATATCCGAAATTGGAACTATTTGCTGCAAATAG ACTATTAAATTCAACCTCAAAAATTACCAAAATGGATGACAGCCTTTATAAAGGCGTAGCATCGGCTTTGATAAAAACAAACACACTTGATACAACGGTTGAAATAATTGGTCGCATGGAAATTCCTGAAGCAAACTATGTTCACATACAAAGGGAAATATTTTACAGag ATCCAAACCCATACAAACAAAACTTTGAAATTCATAACGgtatgaataattttacaatattttaa